In Bacillota bacterium, a genomic segment contains:
- a CDS encoding GTP-sensing pleiotropic transcriptional regulator CodY (CodY; DNA-binding protein that represses the expression of many genes that are induced as cells make the transition from rapid exponential growth to stationary phase (By similarity). It is a GTP-binding protein that senses the intracellular GTP concentration as an indicator of nutritional limitations. At low GTP concentration it no longer binds GTP and stop to act as a transcriptional repressor) → MLLKRMQNVSQVLQNEGNDIDFHDLAEVLRDTYERTSVYLVSRKGKVLGYALEQNQESTDFDAAWINVGRMPMEVNSVLLKVGATTYGPETGAMLDQPNAMIVPVVGAGRRVGTLLFLKSNGDFDLDDQVIAEHAATAAGMIISAALIEEEEDEAEERRMARSAIKSLSYSEILAMQHIFDELQGDEGLLVASRIADEAGITRSVIVNALRKLASANVIESRSLGMKGTYLRILNKEIRAELEAQRYPFLNTSSSVKQEA, encoded by the coding sequence TCACGATCTGGCGGAGGTCTTGCGAGACACCTATGAAAGAACCAGCGTATACTTGGTTAGCCGCAAGGGTAAAGTGCTAGGCTATGCGCTAGAACAGAATCAAGAGAGCACCGATTTCGATGCTGCCTGGATTAACGTCGGGCGGATGCCAATGGAAGTTAATTCGGTGTTGCTTAAGGTCGGAGCCACCACCTATGGACCGGAGACCGGCGCTATGCTCGATCAGCCTAACGCCATGATTGTTCCCGTTGTCGGAGCCGGTCGTCGGGTGGGCACTTTGCTGTTCCTCAAGAGCAATGGAGATTTTGACTTGGACGACCAGGTGATCGCCGAACATGCAGCCACCGCTGCCGGTATGATTATCTCTGCAGCATTGATTGAGGAAGAAGAAGACGAGGCCGAAGAGCGCCGCATGGCTCGCTCTGCTATCAAGAGTCTCTCCTATTCCGAGATTTTGGCGATGCAACATATCTTTGATGAGCTGCAGGGCGATGAGGGTCTGTTGGTTGCCAGTCGGATTGCCGATGAGGCCGGGATTACCCGCTCCGTCATCGTCAACGCCTTACGTAAGCTGGCTTCTGCCAACGTAATTGAATCCCGTTCTTTGGGAATGAAGGGAACCTATCTGAGAATCCTTAATAAGGAGATTCGTGCAGAGTTAGAGGCACAACGCTATCCCTTCCTCAACACCTCCTCTTCAGTTAAGCAAGAGGCGTAG
- the dinB gene encoding DNA polymerase IV — translation MATKPGRHLPDRTIMHVDMDAFFAAIEQRDNPSLRGKPVVVGGRRDSVRGVVSTCSYEARRYGIHSAMPIAQAVKLCPHAIFIPTRMEVYQSVSRQIHDIFRRFSPVVEPISVDEAFIDMTGCEHFYESAEDIGRQVKAAIYQATSLTASIGIATNKFLAKLASDQQKPDGLTIVYPEEIDDFLLSLDIRQLWGVGEKTEALLRSYGIERVADLRRQSCDWLEARFGQQGRHLYQLSRGIDNRPVIADGEEAQSIGHETTFPRDLSAREDLRRAVAELAANVGWRMRRSNVFGRRITLKARYSDFTTVTRAKTLSRGINDDQSIFDTAWELFETSVTPGAFRLLGVYASSLSHRQQLSLFDQDPAADKLTETLDQINLKYGKAVIKRGIIY, via the coding sequence ATGGCCACTAAGCCAGGGCGCCATCTGCCAGACAGAACGATTATGCACGTGGACATGGACGCGTTCTTTGCCGCCATTGAGCAACGGGACAATCCTTCTCTGCGGGGAAAACCCGTTGTTGTCGGCGGTCGTCGGGACTCTGTCAGGGGCGTTGTCTCCACCTGCTCCTACGAAGCCCGACGCTATGGGATTCATTCGGCAATGCCTATAGCCCAGGCGGTGAAGCTTTGTCCCCATGCCATCTTTATTCCCACTCGCATGGAGGTATACCAGTCTGTCTCCCGACAGATCCATGACATCTTTCGCCGGTTCTCCCCCGTGGTGGAGCCCATCTCCGTTGATGAGGCCTTTATCGACATGACGGGATGCGAACACTTCTACGAATCCGCCGAGGACATCGGCCGCCAGGTCAAAGCCGCGATTTACCAGGCCACATCCTTGACCGCCTCCATCGGAATTGCCACCAACAAATTCTTGGCCAAACTGGCCTCGGATCAGCAAAAACCCGATGGTCTTACGATAGTCTATCCCGAAGAGATCGACGATTTTCTCTTGTCCCTAGATATTCGTCAGCTTTGGGGTGTGGGAGAAAAAACCGAAGCTCTCTTACGCAGCTATGGGATCGAAAGGGTGGCAGACCTGCGGCGCCAAAGCTGTGACTGGTTAGAGGCTCGATTTGGGCAACAGGGTAGACATTTATACCAATTAAGCCGAGGAATAGACAATCGTCCGGTCATCGCCGACGGAGAAGAGGCGCAATCCATTGGCCATGAGACCACCTTTCCCCGGGATTTATCGGCCCGGGAGGATTTGCGCCGCGCGGTGGCGGAGCTTGCCGCCAATGTTGGCTGGAGAATGCGCCGCAGTAACGTCTTTGGCAGAAGGATTACTCTAAAAGCCCGGTACAGTGACTTTACCACCGTCACCAGAGCCAAAACTCTGTCCCGGGGAATCAACGACGATCAGAGCATCTTTGACACCGCCTGGGAACTCTTTGAGACTTCGGTAACTCCCGGTGCCTTTCGCCTGTTAGGTGTCTATGCTTCTTCATTGAGTCATAGACAGCAACTTAGTCTCTTTGACCAGGATCCTGCCGCCGACAAGTTAACAGAAACCCTCGATCAGATTAACCTAAAATACGGCAAGGCCGTCATCAAGCGGGGAATCATCTACTAG